The following coding sequences are from one Lysinibacillus sp. FSL W8-0992 window:
- a CDS encoding metallophosphoesterase, which yields MKKLLYVVFFLVFIVIFLYVNNHWLVVSKHVYESEKVPASFDGLRIVQISDLHDALFGNNQQKLIAKVKATNPDYIFITGDVIDSNRFNLEQSLQAVRGLVELADVYYVLGNHEVATNKVSEIYEALSSLGVHVMANESTVLERDGERLAIVGIEDPLMGRSTEEMLDMATAYVPKDMLKLLLAHRPEVFSTYVNQEIDLVFSGHAHGGQIRIPGIGGLVAPGQGLFPKFTAGVYEEASTKMIVSRGLGNSSVPFRVFNRPEIIVLDLKRK from the coding sequence ATGAAAAAATTATTATACGTAGTATTTTTTCTTGTTTTTATAGTCATTTTTTTGTACGTAAACAATCATTGGCTGGTTGTAAGTAAGCATGTATATGAATCTGAAAAAGTGCCAGCCAGCTTCGATGGGCTACGCATTGTACAAATATCAGATTTACATGATGCACTCTTCGGTAATAACCAACAGAAACTCATTGCAAAGGTTAAGGCTACAAATCCAGATTATATATTTATTACAGGCGATGTTATTGATAGTAATCGCTTTAATTTGGAGCAAAGCTTACAGGCAGTGAGAGGGTTAGTGGAATTAGCGGATGTATATTATGTACTTGGAAACCATGAAGTTGCGACGAATAAGGTTAGTGAAATTTATGAGGCGCTGTCATCGTTAGGTGTACATGTGATGGCCAATGAATCGACCGTGTTAGAGCGCGACGGGGAGCGTTTGGCGATTGTTGGTATTGAAGATCCGTTAATGGGTAGATCAACTGAAGAAATGCTGGACATGGCGACTGCTTATGTTCCAAAAGACATGCTAAAGCTGTTGCTGGCGCATCGACCAGAAGTGTTTAGTACGTATGTAAATCAAGAAATAGATTTAGTATTCTCAGGTCATGCACATGGTGGTCAGATTCGGATTCCTGGCATAGGAGGACTTGTCGCACCAGGACAGGGACTGTTTCCTAAGTTTACGGCTGGTGTTTACGAGGAAGCCAGCACCAAAATGATAGTTAGTCGGGGATTAGGAAATAGTAGTGTGCCTTTCCGAGTTTTTAATCGTCCAGAAATTATTGTGCTGGATTTAAAGAGAAAATAA